The DNA region CAGGACGAGCGGACCCCGGCGATGATCGAGTCGATCAGGTCCTCCACACCGGGGCGCGCCGGGTCCAGGAACATCCGCGAGGTGGAGATGCCCTCCTCGAACAGCCCCTTGCGGGCGCGGTCGTAGGCGGACTCCTCCGAGGTACGGTTCCTGACCGCGCGGGCCGAGGCCATCCCGAAGGACTCCTTGTAGTACCGGCCGTCCGCGGACTGCTGGAGGTCGCCCGGCGACTCGTACGTACCGGCGAACCAGGAGCCGATCATCACGTTGGACGCGCCGGCGGCCAGCGCCATGGCGACGTCGCGCGGGTGGCGGATCCCGCCGTCGGCCCAGACGTGCTTGCCGAGCCTGCGCGCCTCCGCGGCGCACTCCAGGACGGCGGAGAACTGCGGCCGGCCCACGCCGGTCATCATCCGGGTGGTGCACATCGCGCCCGGGCCCACACCGACCTTGACGATGTCGGCCCCGGCCTCCACGAGGTCGCGCACCCCCTCGGCCGCGACGACGTTGCCCGCGACGACCGGCACCCCGGGGTCGAGCGACCGTACCGCGGCGACCGCGCTGATCATGGACTCCTGGTGCCCGTGCGCGGTGTCCACCACGAGGGTGTCGACACCCGCCTCGAGGAGCTGCCGCGCCTTGCCCGCCACGTCGCCGTTGATACCGACCGCGGCGGCGATCCGCAGCCGTCCGTCGCCGTCCGTCGCCGGGGTGTAGAGCGTCGCCCGCAGCGCCGCCTTGCGGGTGAGGATGCCGACGAGCCGGCCGTCCGCGTCGACCGCGGGGGCGAGCTTGCGGTTGGCCCCGTCGAGCGTGTTGAAGGCGTCGCGCGGGTCGATGTCCGCGTCGAGCACCACCAGGTCCCTGGACATGACCTCGGACAGCTGGGTGAAGCGGTCCACCCCGCCCAGGTCGTGGTCGGTGACGACGCCGACGGGCCGGTTCTCCGCGTCGACGACGACACCCGCCCCGTGGGCCCGCTTGTGCAGCAGCGACAAGGCGTCGGCGACGGTCTGCCCGGGGGCCAGCACGATCGGGGTGTCGAGCACCAGATGCCGCTTCTTGACCCAGCCGGTCACCTCGGCGACGACCTCGATCGGGATGTCCTGCGGGATGACGACCAGACCGCCGCGACGGGCCACGGTCTCGGCCATCCGGCGGCCGGCGATCGCGGTCATGTTCGCGACGACGAGCGGAATGGTGGTTCCGGTGCCGTCCGGCGAGGAGAGGTCCACCGCCTGCCGGGACCCGACCGCGGAGCGGCCGGGGACCATGAAGACGTCGTCGTACGTGAGGTCGTAGGGGACCGAGGGGGAGGCCGCGTGACGACCGGTACCGGGCTCAAGAAAACGCATAACACTCATTTTTTCATACGAAACGGTGCAGGTCGCATCCCCGAAGGCACAACAATGGACCCCCGCGCTCGTATGTTCCTCCGAAGGGAGGTGCCCGGGGGGTCGGGGCAAGCAGGACCTGCCTTACCCGGGGACCTTACCCGAACAGGATTCAACCAATCGTGATCATCATCCCTGGACCAGGTGACGGGGGGTCAGGTAGCTTCACACCGCAGGTACCCGTGGTGACCGGAACGCCGCCCGTGGGCGCCGGGAACACCGTGACGCGTTCGACCGGAGAGGATCCAGATCCACCTGTGGAGAGCGAACTGCCTGACATCTACTGCCCGTTCCCGCAGCGGAGCAATCCGCACGTGGCGCACACCCGTGCCCACCTCGACGCCTGGACGCGGCGCACCGGCCTGGTGCACCGGGAGTCCGCCAGACAGCGCTTCGAGCAGGCCGACTTCGGCGCGTTCGTCGGCATGGTCCACCCCACGGCGGACAGCGAGCACCTGGACCTGGTCGCCGACTGGTTCGTCTGGCTCTTCCTCGTCGACGACCAGCTGGACGACGGCCATCTGGGCCGCAGCCCCGACCGCGTACGCGACGTGGTGGCCCGGATGCTGTCCGTGGTCGAGGGCGGCGACACGCGCCCGCTGCCCGGTGAGGAGCAGCCCGCGGCCCTCGTCGCCCTCCGCGACCTGTGGGAACGTACGGTTCCGCGGGCCGCGCCGCACTGGCGGACCCGTTTCGCCTGGCACCTCATGACGTATCTGACGACGGCGACCACCTGGGAGACCGGCAACCGGGCCGACGGCGTGGTACCGAGCGAGGCGGTGTACACGGCCAAGCGCCGGCACACCGGGGCGATCCACGTGTGCATGGACCTGATCGAGATAGTGGCGGGGATAGAGGCGCCCGAGTCCCTCCACAACGACCCCCGGTTCATCACGGCGCTGGAGGCCTCGTGCAACGTCGTCTGCTGGGCCAACGACGTCTACTCCTACGAGAAGGAGCAGGTGCTCGGCGAGATCCACAACCTCGTCCACCTGGTGCGCCACCACCGCGGCTACGGTGAGCAGCGGGCGCTGAACCACGTCTGCGCGGAGATAGCCGCGGAGACCGAGCGGTTCCTGGCCGCCGAGGAAGAGCTGATCGGCATGTATCCGCAGCTGACGGATCTGCTCGTGCCCTACCTCGACGGGATGCGGAGCTGGATGCGCGGCAACCTCGACTGGTCGCGGCAGACCCCCCGCTACAACCCGGCGGACGTCAGCCAGTACAAGGCGCCCGGGGAGTACCTGGAGGAGACGGTCCTCGGCATCGCCGCCCAGGCCCCGCAACACGCGACGGCCGAGGGGCACCGGGGCTGAACACGGCGGAGGCCGGTCACCCCGGGGGCCCCTGGGACGACCGGCCTCCGCCGTGTCCGCGCAGGCGGTGTCCGACGGCCGGGTACGGGTCAGTCGTCCGGGTCGGCACGTTCCAGCGCGGGGCGCTGTCCGGCGGATTCCGTCAGCAGGTGGTCGGCGGCGGCCGTGTCCGTGACGAGGCTGGTGACGAGACCGGAGCGCAGGACCGCCCCGATCGCCGCGGCCTTGCGCTGGCCGCCCGCGATGGCGACCACCTCCGGGATCCGGCGCAGCCGGTCCGCCTCCACGGTGATGCACCGCTCACCGAGGTCCCGGCCGACCCGGCGGCCCTCGGAGTCGAAGAGGTGGGCGGACATCTCCGCCGCCACCCCGAGCGAGGCGTAGTGCGCCCGCTCCTCGTCCGAGAGCATGTCGTGGACGGTGGAGATGCCGGGCTCCCAGGAACCGATCGAGACCGCGGCGACCGTCACCTTGTCGAAGTACTCGAAGGCGCGGGCGATCCCCGTCTGGTGCCGCAGCGCCGCCGCCGTCGCCGGGTCGGGCAGCAGCATCGGCGCGTAGATGGGGTGCGCCTCGCCGCCGGAGACCTGGGCCGCGCGGCGGACCGCCTCGACGGAGCCGCGTTCGGCGGTCCCGGCGTCGTAGACCCCGGTCAGCTGCACCACGGTGCACGGCGGGAGGCGGTCGAGCGCCGCCGCCGTGTGGATGGTGGACCGGCCCCAGGCCAGGCCCAGCACATCGCCCTCGTTCACCAGTTCGCCGAGCAGGTCGGCCGCGACCTCGCCCAGGTTCTCCGGGTCGGCGGCGTCGTCCTGCTCCTCAGCCGGGGACTCCACCACGACCGCGTGCCGCAGGCCGTACCGCGCGCGGAGCGCGTCGGAGCGCTCCGCGTCCAGCTCCGCCGGAACCCGGATCTCGATCCGTACGAGATCACGCTCGAGGGCCGTCTCCAGGACCCGGGCCACCTTGAAGCGGCTCACGCCGAACTCCTCGGCGATCTGGATCTTGGACTTTCCCTCGAGGTAGAACCGGCGGGCCATGGCCGCCGCCTGCACCAGCTCCGCGGGTCCCATCCGCATGGCTGACCGACCCGCCGAGATGCCAGACACCGCGATCTCCTCAACTCTCTTCGCGCTCGATACGCCGGTCATCCTGTCAGATCCGGCGATCCTTGCTCCGGCCCGTGGGCCGCGTACATCTGTCCTTCGCTCAGTGGCCGCACGCCCAGGCGGCTCCGGCCGTCGCCGCCTCCGCCCGCGCGCGCAGCGCCCGTACCGCGTCGGCGGGGTCCTTCGCCCCGTACACCGCCGAGCCCGCCACGAAGACGTCCGCGCCGGCTTCCGCGCACCGCTCGATGGTGGACGCCGAGACCCCGCCGTCGACCTGGAGCCAGAGTTCGAGCCCGTGCTTGGAGATCAGCTCACGGGTGCGGCGGATCTTCGGCAGCATGATGTCGAGGAACGCCTGGCCCCCGAAGCCCGGCTCCACCGTCATGATCAGCAGCATGTCCAGCTCGGGGAGCAGGTCCTCGTACGGCTCGATGGGCGTCGCGGGCCTGAGCGCCATCGAGGCACGCGCCCCCTTCGCCCTGATCTCCCGCGCCAGCCGTACCGGCGCGGCCGCGGCCTCCACGTGGAAGGTCACCGAGCCCGCACCGGCCTCGACGTACCGCGGGGCCCAGCGGTCCGGCTCCTCGATCATCAGATGGCAGTCCAGCGGGGTGTCCGTGGCCTTGCTCAACGCCTCCACCACCGGCACGCCGAGCGTCAGGTTGGGGACGAAGTGGTTGTCCATGACATCGACGTGCAGCCAGTCGGCTCCCTCGACGGCCTTCGCCTCCTCGGCGAGACGTGCGAAATCGGCGGACAGGATGCTGGGGTTGATCTGCGCCATGCACCAAGCCTGCCATGCTCCGGGCCACTTCCCCGCCTCGGTGCGCCCCAAAGCCTCACGGGATCATCACGGTTCGCACAATCCCGGCTTTTCGCACCGCCTCGGACGGCCCTTCCGGTGCTCAGGCCGTACGGCGCAGCAGGGCCAGATACATCGCGTCGGTGCCGTGCAGGTGCGGCCACAGCTGGACGTCGGGCCCGTCGCCCAGCGCCGGTACGCCGGGCAGCAGCGGGCGGGCGTCCACCCACTCCGCCTCGGCGACCGCCCCGTCGCGGCCCCCGAGTACGTCATCGACGACGACCCGGGTCTCCGCGAGGTGCGGGGAACAGGTCGCGTAGCCGACCACACCGCCGACCCGGACGGCCTTCAACGCCTCGCGCAGCAGGCCGCGTTGGAGGGGGGCGAAGCTCTCCAGGTCCTTGGGCCGTCGGCGCCAGCGCGCTTCCGGGCGGCGGCGCAGCGCACCGAGGCCGGAGCACGGCACGTCCATCAGGACCCGGTCGAAGGAGCCGGGCCCCCAGGGCGGCCGGGTGCCGTCCGCGGTGATCACCTGGTACGGGCCCGGGTTGCCGGCCAGCGCGCGCCCGACGAGCCGGGCGCGGTGCGGCTGCTTCTCGGCGGCGATCAGGGTGGCGCCGCGTCCGGCGGCGAGCGCGCCCAGCAGGGCCGCCTTGCCGCCGGGACCGGCGCAGCCGTCGAGCCAGCGGCTGTCCCGGCCCTCGACGGGGGCGAGGGCGAGGGCCGCCGCGACGAGCTGGCTGCCCTCGTCCTGCACCCCGGCCCGGCCCTCCTGGACGGCGGTCAGCGCGCCGGGCTCGCCGCCCTCGGCCATGCGCACGGCGTAGGGGGACCAGCGGCCGGGGAGTCCGCGTTCCTCGCCGAGGGCCGACAGCAGCTCCTCGGTGGTGGAGCGCCCGGGGCGGGCCACCAGGGTCACCTCGGGGCGTTCGTTGTCGGCCTCCAGCAGGTCCTCGATCCCGGCCCGGCCGCCGCCCAGGGCGTCCCAGAGGGCCGAGACCACCCAGCGCGGGTGGGAGTGGACGACGGAGAGGTGTTCCTCGGCGTCCTCGTCGTAGGCCGGGGCGACCCGCTCCAGCCAGCCGTCGAGGTCGTGGGCCGAGACCTTGCGGAGCACCGCGTTGACGAACTTGGCGCGCCCCTCCCCCAGCACGACCCGGGCGAGCTCGACGCTGGCGGACACGGCGGCGTGGGTCGGGATCCGGGTGCCCAGCAGCTGGTGCACGCCCATCTCGATGACGTCCAGCACCGGGGGGTCGACCTCGCGCAGCGGCCGGTCGACGCAGGCGGCCACGATCGCGTCGTAGGTGCCCTGGCGGCGCAGGGTGCCATAGACCAGCTCGGTCGCCAGCGCCGCGTCCCGGCCGTCGAAGTCGCCCTGGGCGCGTGCCTTCTTCAGCAGCGGGGGCAGGACGAGGTTGGCGTACGCGTCGCGTTCGTCGACGGCCCTGAGCGCTTCGAAGGCGAGGAACCGGACGGGGTCCTTCTTGGGACGGCGGTGCTGCTTGACCGGACGGCGGCGCTGCTGGTCGTTCACGTGAAAGGTGCTCCGCTTGAGGGTGAGGGGGTGGATCCCCACCAGCGTACGTCGGGTGGCGGGGCCCGCCTCGCGCGGCCGCTCAGACCCCCAGCGGCTCCCCGGGGGCGACGCGCACGCCCCGGGCCCAGTCGGCGGCCCGCATCGGCTTCTTGCCCTGGGGCTGGACCCAGAGGAGCTCCACGGCGTACGAGCCGGTACCCGCGTACACGTTGTTCTTGCCCACCGACAGCTCGCCCGGCGCCAGGCCGGTGCGGTCGGGGACGGGCACGGCGTGGACCAGCTTGAGCCGCTCCCCCCGGAAGAGTGTCCAGGCGCCCGGGGCGGGCGTGCAGCCGCGTACGACCCGGTCCACCCGCAGCGCCGGCTCCGTCCACCGCACCTGGGCGTCCTCGACGGTGATCTTCGGGGCGAGGGTGACGCCCTCCGCGGGCTGCGGGACGGCGTGCAGGGTGCCGTCCTCGATGCCGTCCATGGTCGCCGCGAGCAGGCCGGCGCCGGCGAAGGCCAGCCGGGTGAGCAGGTCGCCGCTGGTGTCGGTGGGCCGGACCTCCTCGGTCAGCACACCGTAGACGGGCCCGGAGTCCAGCCCCTCCTCGATCAGGAAGGTCGACGCGCCGGTCACCTCGTCCCCGGCCATCACCGCGTGCTGCACGGGGGCGGCGCCGCGCCAGGCGGGCAGCAGCGAGAAGTGCAGGTTGACCCAGCCGCGGGCCGGCACGTCGAGGGCGGTCCTGGGCAGCAGCGCCCCGTAGGCGACGACCGGGCAGCAGTCCGGGGCGATCTCCCGCAGCCGGGCCAGGAAGTCCTCGTCGCGCGGCCTGGCCGGCTTGAGGACCTCGATGCCCGCCTCCTCGGCCCGGTCGGCCACCGGGCTGGCGACCAGCCGCCGTCCGCGCCCGGCGGGCGCGTCGGGGCGGGTGACGACGGCCGCCACCTCGTGGCGCTCGGAGGCGATCAGGGCGTCCAGGGCGGGGACGGCGACCTCGGGGGTGCCTGCGAAGACCAGCTTCATGGGTGGCGCACTGCCTCTCGGGCGGACGTACGGGCGAGCGGCGCCCCAGTCTAGTCCCGTACTTCGCGGGTCGTTGATTCGTATGGTGTGACCGGTCCGGGAGTGTCCTGGGCCGGTCGTGCGCGTTGGTCCGGGTGTGTCGATGACTTCCCGGTCCCCGCGTCCACGGTCTCAGCGTCAGCGCCTTGAGTGTGTGGTGACGTCCGTGGTGGAGAAGCGTCTGGGCGCTCTGCCTGTCGCTGCCGAGTTTCTGCGCCGGCTGGATGTGGCTGGGGTCGTCGATGAGTTGTGTCCGGGTGGTGCGAGTGCTCATCTGACGCACGGGCAGGTCATCGAGGCGCTGGTGGCCAATAGGCTGACGTCGCCCGCACCGCTGGTGCGGGTCGGGGACTGGGCCCGCACCTGGGCGGTGGAGGAGGTCTTCGGCATCACGCCGGACCTGCTCAACGACGACCGTCTGGCCCGCGCGTTGGACGCGATCGCGCCCAAGCTGGAGGCCATCGCCGGTACTGTCGGCGCGCGGGCGATCACCGAGTTCGGGATCGACGTCTCCCGGCTGCACTGGGACATGACCAGCATGTCCGTCCACGGTGCCTTCCCCGTCGAGGACCAGGACGAGCGGTATCCGTTCATTGCCTGCAACGGGCATCCCAAGGACCGGCGGGTGGACCTCAAACAGGTCCAGGCCGGGCTCGCGGTGGCCGCCGACGGCGGTATCCCCGTGCACTCCAGGGTCTTCAGCGGCGCCGCGGCCGAGGTCAGCCAGGTCGTCGGAGCGATGAACGATCTGAAGGCGATGGCCGGTGCCCAGGAGTTCTTGATGGTCGCCGACTCCAAGCTGGTGTCCTACTCCAACATCACGGCCCTGCTGGAGGCTGGGGTGGAGTTCATCGCGCCCGTGCCGGCCGCGCAGATCAAGGACGACGTCTACGCGGTCCAGGATTCCCAGGGGGCCGATCCTGTCGGCTGGGTGCCCGGGCGGGACGAGAGGAAACCGGAGACGGAACGGGAGACATACCGGGTCCTGGAGGATCTTCACACGCTGGCCGGCCGCCGCAAGAGCGACCCGCTGCTGACCGTGCGCCGGATCCTGGTCCATTCCACCGCCGTTGCGGCAGGCCAGCAGGCAGCCCGGGCCAAACGGCTGGCGAAGGCCACTGAAGACCTCGCCAAACTCGCCGCCGCCGCGGGCGGACGGCACTACAAGACCCGCGAGAAGATCGTCGCCCGGATTGGCGTCATCACAGCCAAGCGCCGTGTCATCTCCTGCCTGCGCTGGCAGATCACCGAGGACGAGCACGGCACCCCCGGCCTTGCCTGGCACTTCGACCAGGACATCCTCACAGCCGAAGCAGCCGTCGACGGCTGGTACTCCCTCATCACCAGCATCCCGGCCGAGAAGGCCGGCCCGGCCCAGGTACTGATCCACTACAAAGGCCAGGGCGAGGTCGAACGCCGTTACCACGATTTCAAGGGCCCCCTCGCGGTCGCACCGGTCTTCGTGCAGCACAACCGGCGCGTCGCCGCGCTGATCCAGGTGATCTGCCTGGCCCTGCTGGTTTTCTGCCTGATCGAGCGGCAAGTCAGACGCGCGCTTGGCCCCGAAGAGACCATGACCGGCCTCTACCCGGACAACCGCCGCGTCCGCCCCACCGGCCGGATGATCCTCTATCACCTCGGCGAACTCACCCTGCGGATCGGCAACATCACTGACCCGCCAACTGTCCAGATCAACCGCGGCGTCCAACTCCACCTCCTCGACCTCCTCGACACCGACATCACACAAACCCGCTGGCCACAGACCTAAATCAACGACCCGCGAAGTACGGGTCTAGTGCCGGGGCGCACGGCGTCCGCCTCGGCCGCCTCGGTACGCGGTCCGCCCGCGGCCGGGTCCGGGCACCCGGGACGGAAGGGCTCCCCCGTGGGCCGTACGGCCTTCGGGCGCGCGGTGCTCGGTCCGCGGGGAGCGGCACCGCGGGCGCGGGCCGGTGGGGGCGTACGCACGCCCGTGCGCCCCTCGCGCAGGCGCATACGCCCCTGTTGCGTGACCACAGGGCCGGGTGACGCGTTGGTCAAGTGAGATTGACCGAAGTGGGCCGTCGTACGCGTACGCGGTCCGATCCCCTCAACGCCGGTTCGAGAGGCTTGTTCATGGCCGACCACGCAACCCACGACGCCCAAGCGCGTGCAAGTCTGCACCTGTTGGTGCGGGACATCGAGCGGGTCCGGCGGCAGGTGGACGCGCTGCGCACGCTGACCGCACAGCTGGGCAACGTCTACCGTCCGCGCCGCTCCGGCCCGTCCGCGGGCTTCGTCGTCTACGGCAGGGCCCCCGCCCCGACGGTCCGGCTGGCGCAGGAACTACGGGACAGCGTGGAGACGCTGGTGACGGCTGCGGTGGACTTCGACCGCTCGCTGGGCTTCTCGTGGGACGCGGTGGGTTCCGCCCTCGGCGTCACCAAGCAGGCGGTGCACCGCCGTTACGGATCGCGCCGCACCACCGCCTCGCAGCCGGCCGGCGAGGCCGCGGAGACCACGGCCCGTAAGCCGCCCTCACCGGTGGGTCCTCCGGCCGCGCTGCCCGTCGTGCCGTCGGCCCGCCCCATGCCGCCTCAGTCCTCGCCTCCGCCGGCCTCCTCGCCGGCCCGTACGGCAGCCCGCGAGGAGCTGCGCCCCGGCGCCTTCCCGGGCCCGCGCAACGGCTGACGGTACCGGGCCGCCCCCCACCGGGCGGCCCAGCCCGGTGGACCCGGGGGCCCGAGGCCGGCCCGGCACACCCGGCGACGCGCCGGTGACCGCCGCCTCAGCCGATGTCCGGCGGATCGATCCTGATCCGCACCGGGTCGCCGCTCCCTCGGGCCGTCCGCGCCGCCGAGGCCGCCTTCAGCGCGGCGGCGAGCGCCGCTCCACGTCCCTGAGGCACCCTGACCAGGGCCCGCTCCCAGGTCTCACCCGGTGGGGCGTCCCCCGGCCGGCGGGGCCGCCCCCCGGCCGGCGTGGGCAGCGGAACGGGTCCCAGCACCTCCGCCTGGGACGGCAGCTCCACCATGGCCAGAAACGCGGCGAGCGCCTCCGGCGGACCCGCGACCGACGCCATCCGGGACACCGGCGGGAAGCCGAGCTCGGCGCGTTCCCCGAGCTCCCGGCGGGCGTGCCCCACCGGGTCCCACCGCACCAGTGCCTGCACGGGCCGCAGGGTCGGCTCGGCGACGATCACCACGGTGCCGCCGTCCGGCTGTCCCCGCACCAGTGCCGCGGCCGCCGTCCAGCGCCGCAGCGCCTCCTCCCCCGCCCGCAGATCGGGGCGGCCCACCATCGCCCAGCCGTCCAGCAGCAGTGCCGCCGCATAGCCCCCTTCGGCCACCGGCTCGGCCCCGGGGGTGCTGACGACCAGGGCGGGCTGGTCGGGCACGGAGTCGAGTACGTGGTCGCGGCCCGACGTCCGCACGGGAACGGCCGGGAACGCCCGGCCCAGCTCCTCCGCGGTTCGCCGGGCACCGACGATCCGGGCGCGCAGCCGCTGCCCGCCGCAGGCCGGACACCGCCAGGCCGTCTCGGCGCGCCCGCACCAGGCGCAGTCCAGGTCCCGCTGGTCCGGCGCCTGCAACGGGCCCGCGCAGTGCCGGCACCGGGCGGGTTCGCGGCAGCGCTCGCAGGCCAGCCGGGGCGCGTAACCCCGGCGGGGCACCTGGACCAGCACCGGGCCGCCACGCAGCCCGTCCCGTACGGTCTGCCAGGCCAGGCTGGGCAGCCTGGCCGCACGCGCCGCCCCGTCCCGGGCCAGCTCGCCGTCGTCGACCGTACGCACCAGGGGTGCGGCGGCCCGCACCCGCTCCCGGTCCGCGCGCAGTGGCAGCGCCCAGCCGCTCTCGACCAACTGGGCCGCCTCCACCGTGCAGTTGACCCCGCCCAGCAGGAAGCCGCACCGGCCGTGCGCCGCCCGCAGCTCCAGGACCTCCCGCACGTGCGGGAAGGGGGCGTTGTCGTCGCTGTGGCTGGAGTCGCCGTCGTCCCAGACGGCGACCAGGCCCAGGTCGGCCACGGGGGCGAACATCGCGGCCCGGGTGCCGACCGCGGCACGGACGGACCCCCGCCGGACCGCGAGCCACTGCCCGTACCGCTTCTCGGGACCGGAGTCGGC from Streptomyces sp. NBC_01754 includes:
- a CDS encoding terpene synthase family protein translates to MESELPDIYCPFPQRSNPHVAHTRAHLDAWTRRTGLVHRESARQRFEQADFGAFVGMVHPTADSEHLDLVADWFVWLFLVDDQLDDGHLGRSPDRVRDVVARMLSVVEGGDTRPLPGEEQPAALVALRDLWERTVPRAAPHWRTRFAWHLMTYLTTATTWETGNRADGVVPSEAVYTAKRRHTGAIHVCMDLIEIVAGIEAPESLHNDPRFITALEASCNVVCWANDVYSYEKEQVLGEIHNLVHLVRHHRGYGEQRALNHVCAEIAAETERFLAAEEELIGMYPQLTDLLVPYLDGMRSWMRGNLDWSRQTPRYNPADVSQYKAPGEYLEETVLGIAAQAPQHATAEGHRG
- a CDS encoding primosomal protein N' → MSSDDERSEEPDAGAPEQLALIRETVRRAKVPRAKPRTWRGAALAGELPVARVLVNKGALHLDQYFDYAVPEELDADARPGVRVRVRFGAGGRQVRGGRREGGGLIDGFLVERRASSDYQGALAALAYVVSPEPVLGPELLALCRAVADRYAGSLADVLQLAVPPRNGRAESRSSPAPLPPPPAPSPGTWERYAQGPGFLRALAEGGAPRAVWTALPGPHWPEEIARAVAATLASGRGALVVVPDGRTAGRVDAALTGLLGKGHHALLTADSGPEKRYGQWLAVRRGSVRAAVGTRAAMFAPVADLGLVAVWDDGDSSHSDDNAPFPHVREVLELRAAHGRCGFLLGGVNCTVEAAQLVESGWALPLRADRERVRAAAPLVRTVDDGELARDGAARAARLPSLAWQTVRDGLRGGPVLVQVPRRGYAPRLACERCREPARCRHCAGPLQAPDQRDLDCAWCGRAETAWRCPACGGQRLRARIVGARRTAEELGRAFPAVPVRTSGRDHVLDSVPDQPALVVSTPGAEPVAEGGYAAALLLDGWAMVGRPDLRAGEEALRRWTAAAALVRGQPDGGTVVIVAEPTLRPVQALVRWDPVGHARRELGERAELGFPPVSRMASVAGPPEALAAFLAMVELPSQAEVLGPVPLPTPAGGRPRRPGDAPPGETWERALVRVPQGRGAALAAALKAASAARTARGSGDPVRIRIDPPDIG
- a CDS encoding sugar-binding transcriptional regulator translates to MTGVSSAKRVEEIAVSGISAGRSAMRMGPAELVQAAAMARRFYLEGKSKIQIAEEFGVSRFKVARVLETALERDLVRIEIRVPAELDAERSDALRARYGLRHAVVVESPAEEQDDAADPENLGEVAADLLGELVNEGDVLGLAWGRSTIHTAAALDRLPPCTVVQLTGVYDAGTAERGSVEAVRRAAQVSGGEAHPIYAPMLLPDPATAAALRHQTGIARAFEYFDKVTVAAVSIGSWEPGISTVHDMLSDEERAHYASLGVAAEMSAHLFDSEGRRVGRDLGERCITVEADRLRRIPEVVAIAGGQRKAAAIGAVLRSGLVTSLVTDTAAADHLLTESAGQRPALERADPDD
- a CDS encoding GuaB1 family IMP dehydrogenase-related protein, whose product is MRFLEPGTGRHAASPSVPYDLTYDDVFMVPGRSAVGSRQAVDLSSPDGTGTTIPLVVANMTAIAGRRMAETVARRGGLVVIPQDIPIEVVAEVTGWVKKRHLVLDTPIVLAPGQTVADALSLLHKRAHGAGVVVDAENRPVGVVTDHDLGGVDRFTQLSEVMSRDLVVLDADIDPRDAFNTLDGANRKLAPAVDADGRLVGILTRKAALRATLYTPATDGDGRLRIAAAVGINGDVAGKARQLLEAGVDTLVVDTAHGHQESMISAVAAVRSLDPGVPVVAGNVVAAEGVRDLVEAGADIVKVGVGPGAMCTTRMMTGVGRPQFSAVLECAAEARRLGKHVWADGGIRHPRDVAMALAAGASNVMIGSWFAGTYESPGDLQQSADGRYYKESFGMASARAVRNRTSEESAYDRARKGLFEEGISTSRMFLDPARPGVEDLIDSIIAGVRSSCTYAGAGSLEEFTEKAVVGVQSAAGYAEGKPLHASWN
- a CDS encoding IS1634 family transposase, which produces MVEKRLGALPVAAEFLRRLDVAGVVDELCPGGASAHLTHGQVIEALVANRLTSPAPLVRVGDWARTWAVEEVFGITPDLLNDDRLARALDAIAPKLEAIAGTVGARAITEFGIDVSRLHWDMTSMSVHGAFPVEDQDERYPFIACNGHPKDRRVDLKQVQAGLAVAADGGIPVHSRVFSGAAAEVSQVVGAMNDLKAMAGAQEFLMVADSKLVSYSNITALLEAGVEFIAPVPAAQIKDDVYAVQDSQGADPVGWVPGRDERKPETERETYRVLEDLHTLAGRRKSDPLLTVRRILVHSTAVAAGQQAARAKRLAKATEDLAKLAAAAGGRHYKTREKIVARIGVITAKRRVISCLRWQITEDEHGTPGLAWHFDQDILTAEAAVDGWYSLITSIPAEKAGPAQVLIHYKGQGEVERRYHDFKGPLAVAPVFVQHNRRVAALIQVICLALLVFCLIERQVRRALGPEETMTGLYPDNRRVRPTGRMILYHLGELTLRIGNITDPPTVQINRGVQLHLLDLLDTDITQTRWPQT
- the fmt gene encoding methionyl-tRNA formyltransferase, whose product is MKLVFAGTPEVAVPALDALIASERHEVAAVVTRPDAPAGRGRRLVASPVADRAEEAGIEVLKPARPRDEDFLARLREIAPDCCPVVAYGALLPRTALDVPARGWVNLHFSLLPAWRGAAPVQHAVMAGDEVTGASTFLIEEGLDSGPVYGVLTEEVRPTDTSGDLLTRLAFAGAGLLAATMDGIEDGTLHAVPQPAEGVTLAPKITVEDAQVRWTEPALRVDRVVRGCTPAPGAWTLFRGERLKLVHAVPVPDRTGLAPGELSVGKNNVYAGTGSYAVELLWVQPQGKKPMRAADWARGVRVAPGEPLGV
- the rpe gene encoding ribulose-phosphate 3-epimerase; translated protein: MAQINPSILSADFARLAEEAKAVEGADWLHVDVMDNHFVPNLTLGVPVVEALSKATDTPLDCHLMIEEPDRWAPRYVEAGAGSVTFHVEAAAAPVRLAREIRAKGARASMALRPATPIEPYEDLLPELDMLLIMTVEPGFGGQAFLDIMLPKIRRTRELISKHGLELWLQVDGGVSASTIERCAEAGADVFVAGSAVYGAKDPADAVRALRARAEAATAGAAWACGH
- a CDS encoding RsmB/NOP family class I SAM-dependent RNA methyltransferase, whose amino-acid sequence is MNDQQRRRPVKQHRRPKKDPVRFLAFEALRAVDERDAYANLVLPPLLKKARAQGDFDGRDAALATELVYGTLRRQGTYDAIVAACVDRPLREVDPPVLDVIEMGVHQLLGTRIPTHAAVSASVELARVVLGEGRAKFVNAVLRKVSAHDLDGWLERVAPAYDEDAEEHLSVVHSHPRWVVSALWDALGGGRAGIEDLLEADNERPEVTLVARPGRSTTEELLSALGEERGLPGRWSPYAVRMAEGGEPGALTAVQEGRAGVQDEGSQLVAAALALAPVEGRDSRWLDGCAGPGGKAALLGALAAGRGATLIAAEKQPHRARLVGRALAGNPGPYQVITADGTRPPWGPGSFDRVLMDVPCSGLGALRRRPEARWRRRPKDLESFAPLQRGLLREALKAVRVGGVVGYATCSPHLAETRVVVDDVLGGRDGAVAEAEWVDARPLLPGVPALGDGPDVQLWPHLHGTDAMYLALLRRTA